A DNA window from Betta splendens chromosome 6, fBetSpl5.4, whole genome shotgun sequence contains the following coding sequences:
- the kbtbd4 gene encoding kelch repeat and BTB domain-containing protein 4, giving the protein MDSNEEGGLSVGGSVGEENYFLGYTFTDRSHSTRVVKSIMDLCLEDGLFADVTITVDSKEFHLHRLVLSAQSSFFRSMFTSNLKESHNRSIELKDVSATVFQLLIDYIYHGTIKLRVEELQDTYEMADMYQLTALFEECSRFLSRTVEVKNCLQVMWLADRHSDQELYTAAKHCAKIHLAQLHQTEEFLNLPLCLLLDIIKDGVPSSQNPTVAIESWINHNKVEREEFSCDLQENLKEIGENVHIYLIGKEETRTHSLAVSLHCDEDDAISVSGQNSLCHQITAACKHGADLYVVGGSIPRRMWKCNMHTMDWERCAPLPRDRLHHTMVSVTSEDAIYSLGGKTLQDTLSNAVIYYTVKDNMWTETSQLDTAVSGAAGVNLGGTIYLLGGEENDMDFFTKPSRLIQCFDTSSQKCQIKPYMLPFAGCMHAAVHMDVIFIVAEGDSLVCYNPLLESFTRLRFPEVWSCVPSLWKVASCNGCIYVFRDKCKKGDVNTLKFNPATSVVSVIRGIKILLTNWQFVLA; this is encoded by the exons TTGGGCTACACCTTCACTGACCGCTCCCACTCAACCCGGGTGGTCAAGAGCATTATGGACCTGTGCCTGGAAGACGGCCTGTTTGCCGATGTCACCatcacagtggacagcaaagaGTTCCACCTGCACCGACTTGTGCTCTCAGCGCAGAGCAGTTTCTTCCGGTCCATGTTCACTTCCAACCTTAAAGAGTCACACAACCGCAGCATTGAGCTGAAGGATGTCAGCGCCACTGTCTTTCAGTTGTTAATAGACTACATCTACCATGGCACAATTAAACTGAGGGTGGAGGAACTGCAGGACACGTATGAGATGGCGGACATGTATCAGCTGACGGCTCTGTTTGAGGAGTGCTCACGTTTTCTCTCACGGACAGTGGAAGTGAAGAACTGCCTGCAG GTGATGTGGcttgcagacagacacagtgacCAGGAGTTATATACTGCTGCAAAGCACTGTGCTAAAATCCACCTGGCCCAGCTGCATCAGACAGAAGAATTTCTCAACCTGCCTCTCTGTTTACTCTTGGACATTATCAAAG atggagttCCAAGTTCCCAGAATCCAACAGTGGCAATCGAGTCGTGGATAAACCACAAtaaggtggagagagaggagtttTCTTGTGACCTTCAAGAAAATCTTAAG GAGATTGGTGAGAATGTCCACATTTACCTAATTGGTAAAGAAGAGACAAGGACTCACTCCCTGGCAGTGTCACTTCACTGTGATGAGGATGACGCCATCAGCGTGAGCGGCCAAAATAGCTTATGCCATCAGATAACTGCAGCCTGCAAACATGGAGCTGACCTGTATGTGGTGGGTGGCTCCATCCCTCGCCGCATGTGGAAGTGCAACATGCACACAATGGACTGGGAGCGCTGTGCCCCCCTGCCCCGAGACCGACTTCACCACACAATGGTGTCCGTCACTAGCGAGGATGCTATCTACTCACTAGGGGGTAAGACCTTACAGGACACACTGTCCAATGCTGTCATATACTACACAGTGAAGGACAACATGTGGACAGAGACCAGCCAGCTGGACACTGCGGTGTCGGGGGCTGCTGGTGTTAACCTGGGAGGCACAATCTACCTGCTCGGAGGGGAGGAGAACGACATGGACTTTTTCACTAAGCCATCCCGCCTCATTCAGTGTTTTGACACCTCCTCTCAGAAGTGCCAAATAAAACCTTACATGCTGCCATTTGCGGGCTGCATGCATGCCGCTGTCCACATGGATGTAATCTTCATTGTAGCAGAAGGAGACTCTCTGGTGTGCTACAACCCTTTGCTGGAAAGCTTCACCCGCCTGCGCTTCCCTGAGGTTTGGAGCTGCGTTCCTTCGCTGTGGAAGGTGGCCAGCTGTAACGGATGCATATACGTGTTCCGggacaaatgtaaaaaaggtgACGTGAACACTTTAAAATTTAACCCAGCTACATCGGTTGTCTCTGTTATCAGAGGAATAAAAATCCTCCTCACAAACTGGCAGTTTGTTTTGGCCTAA